Proteins encoded within one genomic window of Felis catus isolate Fca126 chromosome C1, F.catus_Fca126_mat1.0, whole genome shotgun sequence:
- the CRYGA gene encoding gamma-crystallin A gives MGKITFYEDRGFQGRCYECSSDCPNLQPYFSRCNSIRVDSGCWMLYERPNYQGHQYFLRRGDYPDYQQWMGLSDSVRSCRAIPYTSSHRIRLYERDDYGGLVSELTEDCSCIHDRFRLNELHSLHVLEGCWVLYEMPNYRGRQYLLRPGDYRRYHDWGAMDARVGSLRRVIDLY, from the exons ATGGGGAAG ATCACCTTCTACGAGGACCGGGGCTTCCAGGGCCGCTGCTACGAGTGCAGCAGCGACTGCCCCAACCTGCAGCCCTATTTCAGCCGCTGCAACTCCATCCGCGTGGACAGCGGCTGCTGGATGCTCTACGAGCGCCCCAACTACCAGGGCCACCAGTACTTTCTGCGGCGCGGGGACTACCCGGACTACCAGCAGTGGATGGGCCTCAGCGACTCGGTCCGCTCCTGCCGGGCCATCCCTTAC ACCAGCTCTCACAGGATAAGGCTGTACGAGAGAGATGACTACGGAGGCCTTGTGTCCGAGCTCACTGAGGACTGCTCGTGTATCCACGATCGCTTCCGGCTCAATGAGCTCCACTCCCTCCACGTGCTGGAGGGCTGCTGGGTCCTCTATGAGATGCCCAACTACCGGGGGCGGCAGTACCTGCTGAGGCCGGGGGACTACAGGCGCTACCACGACTGGGGGGCCATGGATGCCAGAGTGGGCTCTCTGAGACGGGTCATCGATTTGTACTAG
- the CC1H2orf80 gene encoding uncharacterized protein C2orf80 homolog isoform X2, whose protein sequence is MERKLLKKEMKKLLGDYIGIRLRENEFDPKGRRQLTFLDDMAHYDLAINVALQWLDHLEDFTWLEWEKVKMPFHGRPTYPNRKEREAMILSSYAGILMVPRAPPFRLSLHPFAMLTAPKAAEYARKQGVKLRRGANKNAASSSAREVHVTAWKSSKNVSLDIQPKNKVPKIWLARRLTATELLHKVRDKENIYFFNPGHLETWNCTTRVYNTVSRRGKETSS, encoded by the exons GGGAGATTATATTGGCATCAGACTTCGGGAAAATGAATTTGACCCAAAAGGAAGAAGGCAACTCACCTTTCTAGATGATATG GCACACTATGACTTGGCCATCAATGTTGCTTTGCAATGGCTGGATCACTTGGAAGACTTCACTTGGCTGGAGTGGGAGAAAGT GAAAATGCCATTTCATGGCAGACCCACATATCCAAAccggaaagaaagagaagcaatgaTTTTATCATCTTACGCTGGAATCTTAATG GTTCCCCGAGCTCCACCTTTCCGCCTCTCCTTGCACCCCTTTGCCATGTTAACGGcacccaaagcagcagaatacgcCCGCAAACAGG GTGTCAAGTTAAGAAGGGGAGCAAACAAAAACGCCGCCAGCAGCTCTGCAAGGGAAGTACATGTCACAGCGTGGAAATCATCAAAAAATGTATCTTTGGACATCCAGCCCAAGAACAAA GTGCCGAAAATCTGGCTCGCAAGACGACTCACTG CCACAGAATTGCTTCATAAAGTAAGGGACAAGgagaacatatatttttttaatccag GTCACTTAGAAACATGGAATTGCACCACGAGAGTCTATAATACAGTCTCcaggaggggaaaagaaacatcATCTTAA
- the CC1H2orf80 gene encoding uncharacterized protein C2orf80 homolog isoform X1, which translates to MERKLLKKEMKKLLGDYIGIRLRENEFDPKGRRQLTFLDDMAHYDLAINVALQWLDHLEDFTWLEWEKVKMPFHGRPTYPNRKEREAMILSSYAGILMNSLPVEEVFKMYGADSSTNSGATKVPRAPPFRLSLHPFAMLTAPKAAEYARKQGVKLRRGANKNAASSSAREVHVTAWKSSKNVSLDIQPKNKVPKIWLARRLTATELLHKVRDKENIYFFNPGHLETWNCTTRVYNTVSRRGKETSS; encoded by the exons GGGAGATTATATTGGCATCAGACTTCGGGAAAATGAATTTGACCCAAAAGGAAGAAGGCAACTCACCTTTCTAGATGATATG GCACACTATGACTTGGCCATCAATGTTGCTTTGCAATGGCTGGATCACTTGGAAGACTTCACTTGGCTGGAGTGGGAGAAAGT GAAAATGCCATTTCATGGCAGACCCACATATCCAAAccggaaagaaagagaagcaatgaTTTTATCATCTTACGCTGGAATCTTAATG aacaGTCTCCCAGTTGAGGAAGTCTTTAAAATGTATGGAGCCGATTCTTCTACCAATTCTGGGGCCACCAAG GTTCCCCGAGCTCCACCTTTCCGCCTCTCCTTGCACCCCTTTGCCATGTTAACGGcacccaaagcagcagaatacgcCCGCAAACAGG GTGTCAAGTTAAGAAGGGGAGCAAACAAAAACGCCGCCAGCAGCTCTGCAAGGGAAGTACATGTCACAGCGTGGAAATCATCAAAAAATGTATCTTTGGACATCCAGCCCAAGAACAAA GTGCCGAAAATCTGGCTCGCAAGACGACTCACTG CCACAGAATTGCTTCATAAAGTAAGGGACAAGgagaacatatatttttttaatccag GTCACTTAGAAACATGGAATTGCACCACGAGAGTCTATAATACAGTCTCcaggaggggaaaagaaacatcATCTTAA
- the CC1H2orf80 gene encoding uncharacterized protein C2orf80 homolog isoform X4 translates to MNPVPTTGVLFLEKCEAHYDLAINVALQWLDHLEDFTWLEWEKVKMPFHGRPTYPNRKEREAMILSSYAGILMNSLPVEEVFKMYGADSSTNSGATKVPRAPPFRLSLHPFAMLTAPKAAEYARKQGVKLRRGANKNAASSSAREVHVTAWKSSKNVSLDIQPKNKVPKIWLARRLTATELLHKVRDKENIYFFNPGHLETWNCTTRVYNTVSRRGKETSS, encoded by the exons ATGAATCCTGTTCCGACTACGGGAgtcttatttttagagaaatgtgAG GCACACTATGACTTGGCCATCAATGTTGCTTTGCAATGGCTGGATCACTTGGAAGACTTCACTTGGCTGGAGTGGGAGAAAGT GAAAATGCCATTTCATGGCAGACCCACATATCCAAAccggaaagaaagagaagcaatgaTTTTATCATCTTACGCTGGAATCTTAATG aacaGTCTCCCAGTTGAGGAAGTCTTTAAAATGTATGGAGCCGATTCTTCTACCAATTCTGGGGCCACCAAG GTTCCCCGAGCTCCACCTTTCCGCCTCTCCTTGCACCCCTTTGCCATGTTAACGGcacccaaagcagcagaatacgcCCGCAAACAGG GTGTCAAGTTAAGAAGGGGAGCAAACAAAAACGCCGCCAGCAGCTCTGCAAGGGAAGTACATGTCACAGCGTGGAAATCATCAAAAAATGTATCTTTGGACATCCAGCCCAAGAACAAA GTGCCGAAAATCTGGCTCGCAAGACGACTCACTG CCACAGAATTGCTTCATAAAGTAAGGGACAAGgagaacatatatttttttaatccag GTCACTTAGAAACATGGAATTGCACCACGAGAGTCTATAATACAGTCTCcaggaggggaaaagaaacatcATCTTAA
- the CC1H2orf80 gene encoding uncharacterized protein C2orf80 homolog isoform X6 gives MERKLLKKEMKKLLGDYIGIRLRENEFDPKGRRQLTFLDDMAHYDLAINVALQWLDHLEDFTWLEWEKVKMPFHGRPTYPNRKEREAMILSSYAGILMNSLPVEEVFKMYGADSSTNSGATKVPRAPPFRLSLHPFAMLTAPKAAEYARKQGVKLRRGANKNAASSSAREVHVTAWKSSKNVSLDIQPKNKVT, from the exons GGGAGATTATATTGGCATCAGACTTCGGGAAAATGAATTTGACCCAAAAGGAAGAAGGCAACTCACCTTTCTAGATGATATG GCACACTATGACTTGGCCATCAATGTTGCTTTGCAATGGCTGGATCACTTGGAAGACTTCACTTGGCTGGAGTGGGAGAAAGT GAAAATGCCATTTCATGGCAGACCCACATATCCAAAccggaaagaaagagaagcaatgaTTTTATCATCTTACGCTGGAATCTTAATG aacaGTCTCCCAGTTGAGGAAGTCTTTAAAATGTATGGAGCCGATTCTTCTACCAATTCTGGGGCCACCAAG GTTCCCCGAGCTCCACCTTTCCGCCTCTCCTTGCACCCCTTTGCCATGTTAACGGcacccaaagcagcagaatacgcCCGCAAACAGG GTGTCAAGTTAAGAAGGGGAGCAAACAAAAACGCCGCCAGCAGCTCTGCAAGGGAAGTACATGTCACAGCGTGGAAATCATCAAAAAATGTATCTTTGGACATCCAGCCCAAGAACAAA GTCACTTAG
- the CC1H2orf80 gene encoding uncharacterized protein C2orf80 homolog isoform X5 has product MERKLLKKEMKKLLGDYIGIRLRENEFDPKGRRQLTFLDDMAHYDLAINVALQWLDHLEDFTWLEWEKVKMPFHGRPTYPNRKEREAMILSSYAGILMNSLPVEEVFKMYGADSSTNSGATKVPRAPPFRLSLHPFAMLTAPKAAEYARKQGVKLRRGANKNAASSSAREVHVTAWKSSKNVSLDIQPKNKPQNCFIK; this is encoded by the exons GGGAGATTATATTGGCATCAGACTTCGGGAAAATGAATTTGACCCAAAAGGAAGAAGGCAACTCACCTTTCTAGATGATATG GCACACTATGACTTGGCCATCAATGTTGCTTTGCAATGGCTGGATCACTTGGAAGACTTCACTTGGCTGGAGTGGGAGAAAGT GAAAATGCCATTTCATGGCAGACCCACATATCCAAAccggaaagaaagagaagcaatgaTTTTATCATCTTACGCTGGAATCTTAATG aacaGTCTCCCAGTTGAGGAAGTCTTTAAAATGTATGGAGCCGATTCTTCTACCAATTCTGGGGCCACCAAG GTTCCCCGAGCTCCACCTTTCCGCCTCTCCTTGCACCCCTTTGCCATGTTAACGGcacccaaagcagcagaatacgcCCGCAAACAGG GTGTCAAGTTAAGAAGGGGAGCAAACAAAAACGCCGCCAGCAGCTCTGCAAGGGAAGTACATGTCACAGCGTGGAAATCATCAAAAAATGTATCTTTGGACATCCAGCCCAAGAACAAA CCACAGAATTGCTTCATAAAGTAA
- the CC1H2orf80 gene encoding uncharacterized protein C2orf80 homolog isoform X3, giving the protein MERKLLKKEMKKLLGDYIGIRLRENEFDPKGRRQLTFLDDMAHYDLAINVALQWLDHLEDFTWLEWEKVKMPFHGRPTYPNRKEREAMILSSYAGILMNSLPVEEVFKMYGADSSTNSGATKVPRAPPFRLSLHPFAMLTAPKAAEYARKQGVKLRRGANKNAASSSAREVHVTAWKSSKNVSLDIQPKNKNSEKGQRGTGLEKKEKGKRVLCPSRPGSLL; this is encoded by the exons GGGAGATTATATTGGCATCAGACTTCGGGAAAATGAATTTGACCCAAAAGGAAGAAGGCAACTCACCTTTCTAGATGATATG GCACACTATGACTTGGCCATCAATGTTGCTTTGCAATGGCTGGATCACTTGGAAGACTTCACTTGGCTGGAGTGGGAGAAAGT GAAAATGCCATTTCATGGCAGACCCACATATCCAAAccggaaagaaagagaagcaatgaTTTTATCATCTTACGCTGGAATCTTAATG aacaGTCTCCCAGTTGAGGAAGTCTTTAAAATGTATGGAGCCGATTCTTCTACCAATTCTGGGGCCACCAAG GTTCCCCGAGCTCCACCTTTCCGCCTCTCCTTGCACCCCTTTGCCATGTTAACGGcacccaaagcagcagaatacgcCCGCAAACAGG GTGTCAAGTTAAGAAGGGGAGCAAACAAAAACGCCGCCAGCAGCTCTGCAAGGGAAGTACATGTCACAGCGTGGAAATCATCAAAAAATGTATCTTTGGACATCCAGCCCAAGAACAAA AATTCAGAGAAAGGTCAGAGAGGCACTGggctggagaaaaaggaaaaaggcaagcGAGTTCTTTGCCCTTCCCGCCCTGGCTCTTTACTGTAA